In a genomic window of Polycladomyces abyssicola:
- a CDS encoding multicopper oxidase domain-containing protein, which translates to MDTGKQSHRRNQAYSRRAFLKVGLGGMLGAAGAMLLPKMFQQQDKSTYAQNRHATHESHSMTGKPSKQALDQAHKILTSFDYGKVSKLPDGRTLREYNIVATDKEIEVAPGVVYPAWTFNGQVPGPTIRATEGDLLRIRFTNAGSHPHTIHFHGIHPANMDGVFEVVQPGQSFTYELTAAPFGCHLYHCHVMPLKKHMEKGLYGAFIIDPRQPRPKAKEMVMVMNAFDTDFDEENEFYTVNGYVNAYLDRPIPLKANELVRVYLVNVTEFDLINSFHLHGNMFKLYRTGTSLDQYEVTDTVMLCQGERSILEFSFQFPGRYMFHAHQSEFAELGWMGVFEVME; encoded by the coding sequence ATGGACACGGGGAAACAATCTCACCGGCGGAATCAAGCCTATTCCCGGCGTGCCTTTCTGAAAGTGGGATTAGGAGGGATGTTAGGAGCGGCGGGGGCGATGCTCTTGCCCAAAATGTTTCAACAGCAGGACAAGTCGACGTATGCCCAAAACCGTCATGCAACGCATGAGTCCCATTCGATGACGGGGAAGCCATCCAAACAAGCATTGGATCAAGCTCACAAAATCCTGACTTCCTTCGACTACGGAAAAGTGAGCAAGCTGCCCGATGGACGCACGTTGCGGGAATATAACATTGTTGCCACGGATAAAGAGATCGAAGTGGCACCAGGTGTCGTTTACCCCGCTTGGACGTTCAACGGGCAAGTACCCGGACCGACAATCCGGGCCACCGAGGGAGATCTCTTGCGGATCCGCTTCACCAATGCCGGTTCTCATCCGCACACCATTCACTTTCATGGAATTCATCCCGCCAACATGGATGGGGTATTCGAGGTAGTTCAACCCGGTCAGAGCTTTACTTATGAATTGACGGCTGCACCCTTCGGCTGTCACCTGTACCACTGCCACGTGATGCCGTTGAAAAAGCACATGGAAAAGGGGTTGTACGGGGCGTTTATCATTGATCCGAGACAACCGAGACCGAAGGCGAAGGAAATGGTGATGGTGATGAATGCCTTTGACACCGACTTTGACGAGGAGAATGAATTTTACACAGTCAACGGCTACGTCAACGCGTATTTGGATCGCCCCATCCCACTGAAGGCAAATGAGCTGGTAAGAGTCTATTTGGTCAACGTCACCGAGTTTGATCTGATCAACTCTTTCCATTTGCACGGGAACATGTTCAAACTATACCGAACCGGTACATCCCTGGACCAATACGAAGTGACGGACACCGTGATGTTGTGCCAAGGAGAGCGGTCTATTCTGGAATTTTCGTTTCAGTTTCCCGGTCGCTACATGTTCCACGCCCACCAGAGTGAATTTGCCGAGTTGGGCTGGATGGGTGTATTCGAAGTCATGGAGTAA
- a CDS encoding DUF1641 domain-containing protein, whose product MAAPTREIASNRKTAAEEKLSPEAVQLLNRWAERREAVDELIDVIGLLHEKGWLRTAKAFLESTDELLAITLEQLNTPGGKRLLRNLIHIGVLLSAVDLTSAVKTAEEAHKKTDRPGIWTLLQTLRDPEVIAAIHFLLNIAKRIRPEEVKGSGEETR is encoded by the coding sequence ATGGCCGCACCCACGAGAGAAATCGCTTCCAACCGGAAAACCGCCGCTGAAGAAAAGCTGTCCCCAGAAGCGGTCCAATTGTTGAATCGGTGGGCGGAACGAAGAGAGGCAGTTGATGAACTGATCGACGTGATCGGTTTGCTTCACGAAAAAGGATGGTTACGAACGGCCAAGGCCTTTTTGGAATCGACCGACGAGCTGTTGGCTATCACACTGGAACAGCTCAATACGCCGGGCGGCAAACGTTTGTTGCGTAATCTGATTCACATTGGTGTCCTGCTGTCCGCGGTCGATCTGACGTCTGCGGTCAAAACGGCGGAAGAAGCGCATAAAAAAACAGATCGACCGGGCATATGGACGCTGCTGCAAACCTTGCGCGATCCCGAGGTGATCGCCGCCATCCACTTTCTCTTGAATATCGCCAAAAGGATACGTCCAGAAGAAGTAAAGGGGAGCGGGGAGGAGACGAGATGA
- a CDS encoding SDR family oxidoreductase translates to MSDRLQGKIAVVTGATRKMGIGAAVCRALAEKGTDVFFTHWTPYDRMTFQETTEREPEELLQELRTLGVRAEALAVDLSKPEAPALVMETVRERLGAPSILVNNAAVSINDSFETITAEGLDAHYAVNVRATALLSAEFARRYKGGPGGRIINLTSGQSLGSMPGELSYVATKGAIEAFTRTLAAEVAHKGITVNAVNPGPTDTGWMTEELKRNLLPKFPMGRVGQPEDAARLIAFLASDEAAWITGQVIHSEGGFIRN, encoded by the coding sequence GTGTCCGATCGTTTACAGGGCAAAATTGCCGTCGTTACCGGTGCCACGCGCAAAATGGGCATCGGTGCGGCCGTGTGCCGCGCACTGGCTGAAAAGGGCACAGACGTATTTTTCACACATTGGACCCCATATGATCGCATGACGTTTCAGGAGACAACGGAGCGGGAACCGGAGGAGCTGTTGCAGGAGTTGCGCACCTTGGGTGTCCGCGCGGAAGCGCTCGCGGTCGATTTGTCCAAACCTGAAGCGCCGGCTTTGGTGATGGAGACAGTCCGGGAACGGTTGGGCGCTCCTTCTATTCTGGTCAACAACGCGGCGGTGTCGATCAACGACAGTTTTGAAACGATCACCGCGGAAGGGCTGGATGCTCATTATGCCGTCAATGTAAGGGCGACCGCATTGTTGAGCGCAGAGTTTGCACGCCGCTACAAAGGCGGACCGGGTGGGAGGATCATCAATCTGACCAGCGGGCAATCGCTGGGATCCATGCCGGGAGAGCTGTCCTATGTGGCCACAAAGGGGGCCATCGAGGCGTTTACGCGAACGTTGGCTGCGGAAGTGGCGCACAAGGGGATCACCGTCAACGCGGTTAACCCCGGACCGACGGATACCGGTTGGATGACCGAGGAGTTGAAACGGAACTTGTTGCCCAAGTTTCCGATGGGACGCGTGGGACAACCGGAGGATGCCGCCAGATTGATCGCATTTTTAGCCAGCGATGAGGCGGCGTGGATTACGGGACAGGTGATTCATTCCGAAGGCGGGTTTATCCGAAATTGA
- the fdhD gene encoding formate dehydrogenase accessory sulfurtransferase FdhD, whose protein sequence is MRLHSFPPPRSNVSRRHIRRVTGGQISTRMDRIIVEEPMEIRIRLFGVPEPISVGVTMRTPGHDFELAAGWLFAEGILHSPDEVSHLTYCTDSHVDHEQRYNIVNVYLRPGIHPNLDRPRRRFAAMSGCGVCGTASLASLRAQGVAPAESQIRLRAALLPRMGEVFRQSQRLFQQTGGLHAAALFDEEGRLLSIREDVGRHNAVDKLIGQAWLDRQCPLERNILMVSSRAGFEIVQKAAVAGVPILITMSAPSTLACDTASAFGITLIGFARGDSFNVYTGEERVWLETVEHTEGE, encoded by the coding sequence ATGAGACTCCATTCGTTTCCTCCTCCCAGAAGCAATGTGTCTCGCAGGCACATCCGGCGTGTGACCGGAGGGCAAATTTCCACTCGGATGGACCGGATCATCGTGGAAGAACCGATGGAGATCCGCATCCGGCTGTTTGGTGTTCCCGAACCGATTTCCGTCGGGGTAACGATGCGCACTCCGGGTCATGATTTCGAACTGGCTGCGGGATGGTTGTTTGCTGAAGGCATTTTGCATTCGCCGGACGAAGTGTCGCATCTCACCTACTGTACAGACTCCCATGTGGATCATGAGCAGCGCTATAACATCGTAAACGTGTATTTGCGTCCCGGCATCCATCCGAATCTGGACCGGCCTCGCCGCCGTTTTGCGGCCATGTCGGGGTGCGGTGTCTGCGGGACAGCGTCGCTGGCGTCCCTCCGTGCCCAGGGTGTCGCCCCGGCAGAGAGTCAAATCCGGTTGCGCGCCGCCCTTTTGCCCCGGATGGGAGAGGTGTTTCGCCAGAGTCAACGTCTGTTTCAGCAGACAGGCGGTTTGCATGCGGCCGCCTTGTTTGATGAAGAGGGACGGTTGTTGTCCATTCGCGAAGATGTGGGGCGGCACAATGCGGTGGACAAACTGATCGGCCAGGCATGGCTCGATCGGCAGTGTCCGCTGGAACGGAACATTCTGATGGTAAGCAGTCGCGCCGGTTTCGAGATCGTACAAAAGGCGGCCGTGGCCGGCGTGCCGATCCTTATCACGATGTCGGCACCGTCCACTTTGGCATGTGATACTGCAAGCGCGTTCGGCATCACGCTGATCGGATTCGCCCGTGGTGACTCGTTTAACGTGTATACGGGTGAGGAGCGAGTTTGGTTGGAGACAGTCGAACACACGGAAGGGGAATAA
- the fdhF gene encoding formate dehydrogenase subunit alpha — translation MDHVVTVVCDGVAKTGRSSQTILELLADRIPYLCYHPSLGPIQTCDLCMVEVNGEMVRACATQLIDGMKIDTISDRVKRAQKEAMDRILVNHELYCTVCDNNNGNCDLHEAVKAMKVDHQSEPFRPKPYPVDDSNPFYRYDPNQCILCGRCVEACQNLQVNETLSIDWEAERPRVVWDHGVSINESSCVSCGHCVTVCPCNALMEKSMLGETGFLTGLKPETLRGMIDLTKEVEPGYRQILAISEMEAAMREKTIRKTKTVCTYCGVGCSFDVWTKGRRILKIQPREEAPANGISTCVKGKFGWDFVNSEERLTRPLIRRGDVFEEADWEEAMAVIGEKLGAIRDRYGPDAIGLIASSKCTNEEAYLMQKLARAVIGTHNVDNCSRYCQSPATQGLFRTVGYGGDSGSISDIAQADLVIIVGSNTAESHPVLATRIKRAQKLHGQKVIVADLRKHEMAERADLFLRPRPGTDFVWLSALARYILDQGWHDASFLEERVNGLEEYRRSLEPFTMDFAEEITGIAVSDLIRAAEMIRDADTVCILWAMGVTQHTGGSDTSTAISNLLLVTGNYGRPGTGAYPLRGHNNVQGASDFGAMPHMFPGYEPVTDERVRKRYEEAWGVSLPDRPGWNNHQMVDAIHDGRLKAMYIVGEDMALVDANARRVQRAFEQLEFLIVQDLFLTRTAQFADVVLPASPSLEKEGTFTNTERRIQRLYPALEPLGDSLPDWQIIQKVARSLGADWSYEHPGEIMAEAARLSPMFAGVTYERLEGYRSLQWPVLPDGTDTPLLYRDRFAFPDGKARLHPMTWIPPRKREPSYDLHLNNGRILEHFHEGNMTARSAGIRSKVPRAFVEVSPEVAKERGLRNGMWVRLTSPYGQVRVPVLVTDRVRGRELYLTMNDHEEGAVNLLTGNDTDRETDTPAYKEYTVRMEVLDEPPTEPLPRHNPRFANRRPTRGVEVERKWQRADYRMPGTEGGVRDGRTHERNRFQPENRR, via the coding sequence ATGGATCACGTCGTGACGGTGGTCTGCGACGGTGTGGCGAAGACGGGGCGATCGTCTCAAACAATCCTGGAACTGCTTGCTGACCGGATTCCCTATTTGTGCTACCACCCCAGTCTGGGACCAATCCAAACCTGCGACTTGTGCATGGTCGAAGTGAATGGAGAGATGGTTCGCGCCTGCGCCACGCAGCTGATCGACGGGATGAAGATCGATACGATCTCGGATCGGGTGAAACGGGCACAAAAAGAGGCGATGGACCGCATTCTGGTCAATCATGAGCTGTATTGCACCGTTTGCGACAACAATAACGGCAACTGCGATCTTCATGAGGCGGTCAAGGCGATGAAAGTGGATCATCAGTCGGAACCGTTCCGGCCGAAGCCTTATCCGGTGGATGACAGCAACCCGTTTTACCGCTACGATCCCAACCAGTGCATTTTGTGCGGGCGTTGTGTGGAAGCTTGCCAAAATCTACAGGTAAACGAAACGCTGTCCATCGATTGGGAAGCGGAGCGCCCGCGGGTGGTGTGGGACCACGGCGTGTCGATCAATGAATCGTCGTGCGTTTCGTGCGGTCATTGTGTCACCGTTTGTCCGTGCAATGCCTTGATGGAAAAATCGATGCTGGGGGAAACAGGCTTTTTGACCGGATTGAAACCGGAAACCCTGCGCGGGATGATCGACCTCACCAAGGAAGTGGAACCCGGTTACCGCCAAATCCTGGCCATCTCCGAGATGGAAGCGGCCATGCGGGAGAAAACGATTCGCAAGACTAAAACGGTCTGCACTTACTGTGGCGTGGGGTGCAGTTTCGATGTATGGACCAAGGGACGGCGCATCCTGAAGATCCAGCCACGGGAGGAGGCACCGGCCAACGGCATATCCACGTGTGTCAAAGGGAAGTTCGGTTGGGATTTCGTCAACAGCGAGGAGCGGTTGACCCGACCGCTGATCCGGCGCGGGGATGTCTTTGAAGAGGCGGACTGGGAGGAAGCGATGGCCGTGATCGGCGAGAAGCTGGGAGCGATCAGGGACCGGTACGGTCCGGATGCCATCGGGTTGATCGCTTCTTCCAAATGTACCAACGAAGAAGCCTATCTGATGCAGAAGTTGGCCCGTGCTGTTATTGGTACCCACAATGTAGACAATTGCTCCCGATATTGCCAATCGCCCGCCACGCAAGGTTTGTTCCGCACGGTCGGATACGGCGGAGATTCGGGATCGATCTCGGATATCGCACAGGCGGATTTGGTCATCATCGTCGGTTCCAACACGGCCGAGTCTCATCCGGTACTGGCGACGAGGATCAAACGCGCGCAAAAACTGCACGGCCAGAAGGTGATTGTCGCCGATCTGCGCAAACATGAGATGGCGGAGCGGGCAGATCTGTTCCTGCGCCCCCGGCCGGGGACGGATTTCGTATGGTTGTCGGCGCTGGCTCGCTACATTCTGGATCAAGGATGGCACGATGCGTCGTTTTTGGAGGAGCGGGTGAACGGTTTAGAGGAATACAGGCGTAGTTTGGAACCGTTTACAATGGATTTTGCCGAGGAAATTACGGGGATTGCAGTGTCTGACCTGATCCGGGCGGCGGAGATGATCCGCGATGCCGATACTGTTTGCATCCTTTGGGCGATGGGCGTCACCCAACATACAGGGGGAAGCGATACCAGCACCGCCATTTCCAATCTGCTTCTCGTGACGGGAAATTACGGCCGTCCCGGCACAGGGGCCTATCCGCTCAGGGGACACAACAACGTCCAGGGGGCCAGCGATTTCGGTGCGATGCCGCATATGTTTCCCGGGTATGAACCGGTGACGGATGAGCGTGTCCGAAAGCGGTATGAAGAAGCGTGGGGTGTTTCGTTGCCGGACCGGCCGGGATGGAACAATCACCAGATGGTGGATGCGATCCACGACGGACGATTGAAAGCCATGTACATCGTCGGAGAGGATATGGCACTGGTGGATGCCAATGCTCGACGGGTGCAGCGCGCTTTTGAACAATTGGAGTTTCTCATTGTGCAGGATCTGTTTTTGACGCGAACGGCGCAGTTTGCGGATGTCGTACTCCCCGCCAGCCCCAGTTTGGAGAAGGAAGGGACATTTACCAACACCGAACGGCGGATTCAACGGTTGTATCCGGCGCTGGAACCACTGGGGGATTCGTTGCCGGATTGGCAAATCATCCAAAAGGTGGCGCGATCCTTGGGAGCGGACTGGTCATATGAACATCCGGGTGAAATCATGGCGGAAGCGGCCCGTTTGTCACCGATGTTTGCCGGGGTCACGTATGAGCGGCTGGAAGGATACCGCAGTTTACAATGGCCGGTCCTACCGGACGGAACGGACACCCCGCTGCTGTATCGCGATCGTTTTGCTTTCCCGGACGGGAAGGCACGTCTGCATCCGATGACATGGATTCCGCCGCGTAAACGGGAACCGTCGTATGACCTGCATTTGAATAATGGTCGCATATTGGAACATTTCCACGAAGGCAACATGACTGCTCGCTCCGCTGGCATCCGATCCAAAGTTCCGCGCGCGTTCGTGGAAGTGTCGCCCGAAGTGGCGAAGGAGCGGGGGCTGAGGAACGGTATGTGGGTTCGTCTCACCTCTCCGTACGGTCAAGTGCGGGTACCTGTGTTGGTGACGGATCGTGTGCGGGGGCGGGAGTTGTATCTCACCATGAATGATCACGAAGAGGGTGCTGTCAACCTGTTGACGGGTAATGACACGGATCGGGAGACGGATACCCCGGCGTACAAAGAATATACCGTCCGTATGGAGGTATTGGACGAACCGCCGACCGAACCGTTACCCCGGCACAACCCGCGTTTTGCCAACCGGCGTCCGACACGCGGGGTGGAAGTAGAACGAAAATGGCAAAGAGCGGATTACCGTATGCCCGGAACGGAAGGAGGAGTACGTGATGGCCGCACCCACGAGAGAAATCGCTTCCAACCGGAAAACCGCCGCTGA
- the pyrF gene encoding orotidine-5'-phosphate decarboxylase, with protein sequence MTSSTAQTDPTIIIALDLPTQDAAESFLAGFPWEKRPFLKVGMQLFYATGPTWVASLKERGYPVFLDLKLHDIPHTVYHAVKSVANLGVDMLTLHAGGGVSMMAAAREAAEVAGADTMRLVGVTQLTSNDQRTMNEEIGIPGTVEDCVRRYAGLVAQAGLHGIVCSGWEVPMVKQAMREAGTEGIAVVPGIRPQGVASDDQKRVMTPEQAIQNGADYLVMGRAILRADDPVRVYEQIQQDITKVRRI encoded by the coding sequence ATGACCAGTTCAACCGCTCAAACTGACCCCACCATCATCATCGCACTGGACTTGCCGACGCAGGATGCGGCCGAATCGTTTCTGGCAGGGTTTCCGTGGGAAAAAAGGCCGTTTCTCAAAGTGGGGATGCAGCTGTTTTACGCCACGGGTCCCACATGGGTGGCCAGCTTGAAAGAGCGGGGGTATCCGGTGTTTCTTGACCTGAAGTTGCATGATATTCCCCATACTGTCTATCATGCCGTGAAATCCGTCGCCAACCTGGGAGTGGATATGCTCACCCTTCATGCGGGGGGTGGCGTCTCCATGATGGCCGCGGCGAGGGAAGCGGCGGAGGTGGCCGGAGCGGACACCATGCGGTTGGTCGGCGTCACCCAACTCACTTCCAATGACCAGCGGACGATGAATGAAGAGATCGGCATTCCGGGGACAGTGGAGGACTGTGTCCGACGCTATGCGGGACTGGTTGCTCAAGCGGGCCTGCACGGGATCGTTTGTTCCGGTTGGGAAGTGCCGATGGTGAAACAGGCCATGCGGGAAGCGGGAACGGAAGGAATCGCAGTGGTTCCCGGCATCCGACCCCAGGGTGTAGCATCCGACGACCAAAAACGGGTGATGACGCCGGAGCAAGCAATACAGAATGGCGCCGATTATTTGGTGATGGGACGGGCCATTTTGCGGGCGGATGATCCGGTGCGCGTTTACGAACAGATCCAACAGGACATTACGAAAGTGAGGAGGATATAA
- the pyrE gene encoding orotate phosphoribosyltransferase produces MAWDVREAIQRTGVLKEGHFLLSSGRHSAQYMQCAQLLQHPVEAEQAGRALAELFRDEKVDLVIGPALGGVIIAHEVARALGVRCLFAERQNGEMTLRRGFTIQPGERVLIVEDVVTTGGSVMEVVRLVQAAGGRVIGIGSIVDRSGGRVPFDATYRALLPYEIPSYDPAACPLCKQGIPAVKPGSRTVQK; encoded by the coding sequence ATGGCGTGGGATGTACGTGAAGCCATTCAACGGACGGGCGTGTTGAAAGAGGGCCATTTCCTTCTCTCCTCCGGTCGGCACAGCGCCCAATACATGCAATGCGCACAACTGTTGCAACACCCGGTGGAGGCCGAACAGGCGGGACGGGCACTGGCAGAGCTGTTCCGGGATGAAAAGGTGGATCTGGTGATCGGCCCGGCGTTGGGCGGTGTGATCATCGCCCATGAAGTGGCGAGGGCACTTGGGGTACGGTGTCTGTTCGCCGAACGACAAAACGGGGAAATGACCTTGCGCCGCGGCTTCACGATCCAACCCGGGGAGCGCGTCCTCATCGTTGAAGATGTGGTGACCACGGGCGGATCAGTGATGGAAGTGGTACGTCTGGTTCAAGCGGCGGGCGGACGGGTGATCGGGATCGGCTCCATCGTCGACCGCAGTGGCGGACGCGTCCCGTTTGACGCGACATATCGGGCGTTGCTGCCGTATGAAATTCCCAGCTATGATCCGGCGGCATGCCCGTTGTGTAAGCAGGGTATCCCGGCGGTGAAACCGGGCAGTCGCACGGTACAAAAATAG
- a CDS encoding ZIP family metal transporter — MDSKKKWMLGLLPLLLLAVVVVGLFMGIDKIIQRPDIPLEEITFDRVWLEKDHIKAQVTNTGTDPVKIAQVTVNGAIWNADIQPDPELSRLEEAQINIPYHWVEGEPYEITLVTETGAKFSGEVAAATEAPKPNASSFGLFALIGVLVGVIPVLLGLIWKPFVARLQGKGYTFILAVTAGLLLFLGVDSLEAALELAFELPEAYQGIGLLLLAGLGSFLILNGINEYAQTREQLGRKWSPRLTVAYLIAFGIGLHNLGEGLAIGAAFTLGEVAMGAFLIMGFTLHNITEGLAIVAPIAREQISSVRLLRHLFLLGLLGGSPAVLGTWIGGFLYSQIWSLVFLGIGAGAIFQVVVEVMKLARSEREETLFSLHGAAGLLTGILVMLVTAVFVSA, encoded by the coding sequence ATGGATTCCAAGAAAAAATGGATGTTGGGATTGCTGCCGCTGCTTTTGTTGGCAGTGGTGGTCGTTGGACTTTTCATGGGGATCGACAAGATCATCCAGCGACCGGATATCCCTTTGGAGGAGATCACGTTTGATCGGGTTTGGTTGGAAAAAGACCACATCAAGGCACAAGTGACCAACACCGGGACGGACCCTGTTAAAATCGCCCAAGTGACGGTCAACGGGGCAATCTGGAATGCGGATATCCAGCCGGACCCCGAATTGTCCCGTCTGGAAGAAGCGCAAATCAACATTCCTTATCATTGGGTGGAAGGAGAACCGTACGAAATCACATTGGTGACAGAGACGGGAGCGAAGTTTTCCGGGGAGGTGGCAGCGGCCACCGAAGCACCGAAACCGAATGCGTCCAGTTTCGGTCTGTTCGCCCTGATCGGGGTGTTGGTCGGGGTCATCCCCGTCCTCCTCGGTTTGATTTGGAAACCCTTCGTCGCCCGTCTTCAAGGCAAGGGTTATACCTTTATCCTGGCCGTAACGGCTGGATTGCTGCTCTTTCTGGGGGTTGATTCCTTGGAGGCGGCGTTGGAGCTGGCCTTCGAGTTGCCGGAGGCTTACCAGGGAATCGGATTACTCTTGTTGGCAGGTTTGGGTAGTTTCTTGATTCTGAACGGAATCAATGAATATGCGCAAACCCGAGAACAGCTGGGTAGAAAATGGTCTCCCCGCCTGACGGTGGCTTATCTGATTGCTTTCGGGATCGGTCTGCACAACCTGGGGGAAGGATTGGCCATCGGGGCAGCCTTTACGCTGGGGGAAGTGGCGATGGGAGCGTTTCTCATCATGGGCTTTACCCTGCACAACATCACCGAAGGTTTGGCGATCGTCGCCCCCATTGCACGAGAACAAATAAGCAGCGTTCGATTGCTCCGGCATTTGTTCCTGCTCGGGTTGCTGGGAGGTTCTCCGGCAGTGTTGGGAACCTGGATCGGCGGCTTCCTGTACTCCCAAATATGGTCTCTGGTGTTTTTGGGCATTGGTGCCGGAGCCATCTTTCAAGTGGTAGTGGAAGTAATGAAACTGGCTCGCTCGGAACGGGAAGAGACTCTTTTCTCCCTGCACGGTGCCGCCGGATTGTTGACCGGTATTCTGGTGATGCTGGTGACAGCCGTTTTCGTCTCCGCGTGA
- a CDS encoding Rqc2 family fibronectin-binding protein produces MSFDGLVTRAAVREMQTLIGGRINKIYQPSENELLLQVRAQQRNHLLLISAHPSYARIHLTRHMTENPLEPPMFCMLMRKHCEGGIITAIEQVDMERIVHIHIRARNDLGDDVTRLLIAEIMGRHSNIILVDPESNHIIDAVRRVSHAVNRYRQVLPGVTYRRPPAQDKHHPLTADEATFIRSLDFNQGRLDRQIVDRFAGISPVVAKEIVHRAGLGERSRLWQAFSEMMAKIREHRYQPTIVISPEQKSYFSVVKLTHLKGETKTFDSVSSCLDAFFHGKAERDRIRQQTLDLVRKLKNEIEKNEKKIQVLEREIREAEKAENARIYGELLTAYMHQIQRGDQVARVINYYDPEAPEIEIPLDPQLTPSENAQRYFKRYNKAKATRQWNEEQIEKARQDITYLESVLALLENASLKEVEQIREELEEEGWLRPSGKGSRRRKKEAPSPAVYHSSEGIPILVGKNNKQNDYLTHHLASSGDTWLHTKNIPGSHVVIRARTFGEKTLHEAAMLAAYFSKARHSSQVPVDYTLVKYVRKPSGARPGFVIYDHQKTLYVTPDESVIRQLTKKARA; encoded by the coding sequence ATGTCGTTCGATGGTTTGGTCACCCGTGCCGCCGTTCGGGAGATGCAGACACTGATCGGCGGGCGAATCAACAAAATCTATCAGCCGAGTGAAAACGAGTTGTTGCTGCAAGTACGGGCACAACAACGGAATCATTTGTTGCTCATCTCGGCACACCCGTCTTATGCACGAATTCACCTCACCCGACATATGACGGAAAATCCTCTGGAGCCGCCAATGTTTTGCATGCTGATGCGCAAACACTGCGAAGGCGGGATCATCACCGCCATCGAACAGGTGGACATGGAGCGGATCGTTCACATCCACATCCGGGCCCGCAACGATTTGGGCGATGATGTGACCCGCCTGCTGATCGCGGAGATCATGGGCCGTCACAGCAACATCATTTTGGTAGACCCGGAATCCAACCACATCATCGATGCGGTCCGCCGTGTCTCCCATGCGGTCAACCGGTACCGTCAGGTGTTGCCGGGGGTGACGTACCGACGGCCACCCGCTCAGGACAAACATCATCCGCTGACAGCGGATGAAGCGACATTCATCCGTTCGTTGGACTTCAACCAGGGCCGATTGGACCGACAGATCGTCGACCGATTTGCCGGCATCAGCCCCGTGGTCGCCAAAGAAATCGTTCATCGGGCTGGTTTGGGAGAACGGTCGCGTTTGTGGCAGGCCTTTTCCGAGATGATGGCCAAGATTCGCGAACACCGGTACCAACCCACCATCGTCATCTCTCCCGAACAAAAGTCGTATTTCTCAGTGGTAAAATTAACCCACCTAAAGGGAGAAACGAAAACGTTCGACAGTGTCAGCTCGTGTTTGGATGCCTTTTTCCACGGCAAGGCGGAACGGGATCGCATTCGGCAGCAAACATTGGATCTCGTGCGCAAACTGAAAAATGAGATAGAGAAGAACGAGAAAAAAATCCAGGTGCTGGAAAGGGAAATCCGGGAAGCGGAAAAAGCGGAAAATGCTCGGATTTACGGGGAATTGCTCACTGCATATATGCACCAGATTCAACGTGGGGACCAGGTGGCACGGGTCATCAACTATTACGACCCGGAAGCACCTGAGATCGAGATCCCGCTCGATCCGCAGTTGACGCCGTCAGAAAACGCCCAACGGTACTTCAAGCGGTACAACAAAGCGAAAGCCACCCGTCAATGGAACGAAGAGCAAATAGAAAAAGCACGTCAAGACATCACTTATCTGGAGTCCGTACTGGCACTGTTGGAAAACGCCTCGTTGAAAGAAGTGGAGCAGATTCGGGAAGAACTGGAGGAAGAAGGCTGGCTTCGTCCCTCGGGGAAAGGGTCGCGCAGGCGGAAGAAGGAAGCACCTTCCCCGGCTGTCTATCATTCTTCTGAAGGGATACCCATTCTCGTGGGCAAAAACAACAAACAAAACGACTATTTGACCCATCACCTCGCCTCGTCCGGGGACACGTGGTTACACACCAAGAACATCCCCGGCTCACACGTGGTCATCCGGGCCCGAACATTCGGCGAAAAAACCTTGCACGAGGCTGCTATGCTGGCCGCTTACTTCAGCAAAGCCCGTCATTCCAGTCAAGTGCCGGTCGACTACACATTGGTCAAATATGTGCGCAAGCCTTCCGGCGCCCGTCCTGGTTTTGTCATCTATGACCATCAAAAAACGCTGTATGTCACACCGGATGAATCGGTGATCCGGCAACTGACGAAAAAGGCACGGGCTTAA